Within Spinacia oleracea cultivar Varoflay chromosome 4, BTI_SOV_V1, whole genome shotgun sequence, the genomic segment GGGAGTTGTCATACAAAATGAAAGTTTGACCTCCTAACTATTGCTTCTATGCAGATATTTTGGAACGTGTCCAAAGCTGCGCCAGTATGAGCTCGAATATGTGCTTCAGGTTTGAGTTTGGCTTGTCAAATTTAAATGAAAGAGGGTTTATGTTATTTGTGCACATATGGATTATCTTTTTAGATAAGCTACTTTTGAATCATACAAATTGTTTATGAGATCACGAGATCAATATATACCGAAGCTAGAAAAGATCTACAtaacttgtttttttaattatctATATCGCTGTCATTAGTTTTCCCTGTTTATCTGCTTGATTTTTCTGATTAATTACTTGTTTGTCCTGCAGGACAagggtattcttttaacaactTACGACATTGTACGCTTCAACGCAAAACAATTATGTGGAAGTGACTATTATGACGAGGATGATGATATCCCTCTTTGGGACTATATGATACTGGATGAGGTGGGTAACAAGTGGGTAGATATACCATGACATATCAtatacaactatacaagtatTTTATTTGCTAAGATCATACTTCTTTTCCTTGACCTTTTTTTGCTGTTTATCCTCTATCTCTTGCTTTCTTTCATCATTTGGCAAGTTTTTTTGGAAATGCTTACATATGTAATTTTCTCATATTCTGTACGTTTTAGTTTTCTGGTGTCCTTGGAATTTAGACACCCAAAAGCGtaaatagaagaaaaaaaagttaTGTTTATGACATTATGAAAACCCTATTATACAACCTACAATTTCTGTATAATAACTCTGTATTTCCTGAAAAAGAGGGGgaaaaaattattagtaccgCTTATTGATAATGGTTGCAGATGGCTACCATCTGAGTGTCTGACAATCATCTTTGCGAATTGATTGCCCTTTGGCAAGCTGCTTTCCTCCTAATCTACAATCTAATGTCCTCCTATTTGTCAATATAGGTTATATGTGCTAGTGTGCCTATTCAGATATCTTAGTAGATTTTATTTATCCATTTGCACTTCACCTAGTAAAGTATTAGAAGTAGGGATGGTGTGGCTGTGTTGGAAACAACTTTTGATTATATCGACACTATTTAAATCCATTGGTGTTTCTTGATTGTATTTCCTGTATTCAGGGTCATCTTATCAAGAATCCGAGTACACAGAGAGCCAAGAGTTTGCTTGGAATACCTTGTGCCCATCGCATTATCATCAGTGGTACACCAATTCAAAATAATCTGAAGGTACTATTGATTTATCtttttaagaatttgtgtaaCATGTGCAAAAAGTATACATGCGAGCTGATGCTAGTTTCCCCTTCTTCTCTTGATTAAAATAGGAGCTTTGGGCACTCTTCAGCTTTTGCTGTCCTGATTTGCTGGGTGATCACAGAGAGTAGGTTTTTTTCCCAATCATGTAACTTTTGAAGGAGGATTATTTCTCACCATACAATGTGAATTTGATGTTTATTCAGGTTTAGAGACAGATACGAGCATCCAATCCTTCGTGGTAATGACAAAAAAGCCTCTGATAGAGAAAGGCATGTCGGTTCAAAGGTTGCAAAGGTAATGATTATTTTGTATGCTTCTATTCCATTCCATCCTTAATGTAGATTAttgagttgttgatgatgttttttTTATGAATTTGGGTTGATGAGATAAGCATTTAAATTCTCTTTGGGCATTGCCTTAATGGTCTGACTATAATTTTGTGACTTAATGGCTAAAACCTGGTCATTCACCTTTCAATTACAACATTAATCTTATTGCTTTAGGGATGTCCATCCTTTCAATCTTTCGGTGGGGTAACGTGTTTCGTTTAAAAAGAATATTAATATTGAAAGTAATTCATCTTTTACAAGTGTCCTTTTGAAGGATGACAAGTTAACATGTTATTAGCTTAACTCTAAGTTATATTTCTAAATCAAATGTGATAATGTTGATAAGATGATATAATTTGAAGGAAAGGTAAGGGAGCATGTTAACCTCATACGTCATAACAGTTAGATTACTCTAGATGCTTATTTGATTCAATTCTTTGTACTTGCAGGAGCTAAGGGAACGCATTCAGCCTTATTTTCTTAGAAGAATGAAAAGCGAAGTGTTCCGTGACGATGACACTTCCGAGAGCAAAAAGCTGTCCAAGAAGAATGAAATAATAGTATGGCTGCGGTTGACTAGCTGCCAGGTACAGTTTCTCTGTAGGAGGACACTTTCAATGGTTCTTATTTGAACTGCTACACTGTTAAATTGCCTTTCTTCTCACATGTTTTGTGCAGCGTCAACTCTATGAAGCCTTTTTAAAGAGTGAAATTGTCCTTTCAGCTTTTGATGGCTCTCCTCTTGCTGCAATCACGGTATTGTATCCTGTTGTTTTCCTCAATTTTGGTGTTTTTCCCTGCATTCTTCTTGGTTTGCATTGGCGTAGAAGGTTTTCGATTGATGCATTTGGTTCAATATATAGAAGATGATGCATTGTTTTTTCCCGTGTAAATTGTAGCAAGTCATACAAGGTCATCCAGTCTTTATGAATAATTTGGCAAAATTTATCTGGCTGTTCACCATAGGGAACACGTTCGTTCGGTAAATAACAACTTACTTTGTTAACTGTAAACCAAACATATACACCTTTCAAGCGAACAAATGCTAAGCCATCTGCTTTAACATACCTGTTGCTTTTCATGGATGTGTTGCTTGATAGTGGAGGCCTGGTTGCTATAAAAATTTCTCGATTGTTTATCTATTTGATAATCAACAAATTCCCTGTTTAAACATTTCCTGTCTATGCAATTTGACATACAATTTTTTCCAAACACAGATCTTGAAGAAGATATGCGATCATCCTTATCTTTTAACAAAGAGAGCGGCTGAAGATGTGTTGGAAGGCATGGATTCGATGCTTAATCAGGAGGATTGTGGTCTAGCAGAGAAATTGGCTATGCATGCAGCACAATTGACAGAGGAAAATGATTTACAGGAGAAGCATGCCAATCTCTCTTGCAAAATATCATTTATACTATCTTTGTTGGTTCGTAGGCTTTCCAGTATCCGCCTTATATTATGCTTAACCATATTTTGTTTTGTAATGTCTAACGTAGTATTGGAATTCTTGCAGGAAAAGTTAATTCCTGAGGGGCATAATGTTCTTATATTTTCTCAGACTCGGAAAATGCTTAATATCATTCAGGTTAGTTTCAGTACTCCTCAGCTAGTCAGCTCCCTGAATTTTCTGCCTCTAAACTTCTCAAGGATAAGAACAAGTAATATAGCAAACTAACAGAGTTAATTAAGTGCTGTAGGGTACTTGAATTAAGGAACTGAGGGACACAATTGTCTTCCTGTATTATCATGTTGGTATTACGTGGGGAGTGTGTAGTTCGTTTTATGCGAAAATCAATCAGTATTTTTTGAGGATTATTTatcattgttttttttaaaacaccTAGGAGACACCTTCTTCTTGAGAATATTTGTCTCTTTTCTTTTGCTTCATTTTTTATCTCTTTTAGTCTCTACCACCTTTCTTTATGTTGCATTTTTCTTCAAAGTGGGTACACATATGGTTCTTCCGTTGATCCATTATTCAGTGCGATTATTTTTAAATACCTTGTACATCTCCCTTTTTTCATGGCTTCAATCTTTAAATCACCATATGATATGTTGATGTTTTCTTAGGTTACAAAATTAGGTGCACACAGAGGCAAGTAACCCCACCCCCTCTTCCCTGCGCAATAGTACATAAAAAGTGAAAATTATTAGAAGTTTGTGGTGAAATTGCATTATTTCTTAATGTGGATTTGCTACTAGATATTTAGGGTATCATAGTAGTCTAGTAGGTTTTCTTTAAGAATATAGCTATGTACTTTTCCCTGTATATCAAGTTTATTGCCAGGTGTGATTATTATCTGTTGTTTTTGTTTATCCTTCACAAATCACAAGTGGGTTCACCCTTCTCTTGTGGTATTATGACTATTATCAGGAATCATTGTTGACTAATGGTTTTGAGTTCCTACGTATTGATGGCACGACAAAAGCTAGTGACAGGCTGAAGATTGTAAATGTGAGGGCTTAAACCTTCTCCCATAATAGTTGAATAATTTGTTTTTGGATATCATTGTAATTTTCATCTCTGTATGATAATTAGGAATTTCAAGAAGGTCGAGGAGCTCCTATTTTCTTATTAACTTCTCAAGTTGGTGGTCTTGGTTTGACTCTCACAAATGCTGATCGTGTAATTGTTGTCGATCCAGCATGGAATCCCAGGTATGTTCGTAGCAAGCTCTTTCATGTATTTGAAAATACTAAGATTCTATGGTTTTATTTCTTTGCAAAATGTCCATGTTTTGAGTGAAAAAAGAAGTGAGAGCGAGGAAAAGAATTTTCTTTTAGctcttttgaatattttgtgGGTATGAAGTCCCTTCTATTCCAAGtacaacatatatatatatatatatatatatatatatatatctttgTCCTGTAAGGAAATTCTTCATGTCTCCttggctccgtttggtagggcgtaaaacgtttgcatggaaaacgattttccccttttcaatcattttacgttgtttggttgggtaagggatggaaaacaattttccatgactcctTCAATtgtggaaaacccttttccatttggaatggagggaaaccacttttccttctttcctccttacctccctctcctttcttcctctcaatcttcaccatcttctaccattttcctttaaggtaccaaacaagggaaaactagtttggtgttgtgttttcccttgaaaaatgttttccatggaaaatcattttacattgaaaacgttttacgctcTACCAAATGGAGCCCTAGTCTTTAAAATCCTTTAAGCTGCTGAAATAAAAGGATTAGTGGAAAGTAATACAAGGATACTATTTTATGCCCTAAAAGAAGTATTCCAcacaagtatttttttttacaaaaagaGGAAGCCTTTTTGAATTTAAATCTTTCTATATGTTCATGAATGTCTTGTTTTGAGCAGGTTTCTGTCTGTGACCCCCAATTTCACTAATAGCTTCTTCAAATTTCTTTAGCATAGCATCAATAACCATATATTTTCAGCAACTGCTCTGTCTTTGAACACCTTATCATCCGTAATTCTGGATTTCTTATCTCCCGTACCTATTCAGATGCTGCTGATGAATCGTCTCTGCCAGTAGAATCAATTCTTTTATTTATGCGTGTGTATTTTGCAGAATCATTACTCTgttgttgttttgtttgttaAATAGGCTATCAGTAAATGGCTATTTATATGTTTACTTAAAAAATGAAAACCTCTAAGGCTCCTACATCGCAAACGAATAAAAGACACCTGTTTGATCTTTACAGTATGGATAACCAAAGTGTGGACCGTGCTTATCGGATTGGCCAGAAGAAAGATGTTCTAGTTTACAGACTGATGACATGCGCTACAATTGAAGAAAAAATATACAGGATGCaggttagttttatttttctttcttgttttgtcCATTTTTTTTCATGTAGATACCTTGTTGATTTTGGGTTAACATCTCAAATTCTGCATTAGATATTCAAGGGTGGCTTATTCAAAACAGCTACAGAGCAAAAAGAGCAAACACGTTATTTCAGTCAACAGGTTTGGCTTTTGACTACTGTATTGTTGCTGTTGCGCTGTTTGTTAGGGTCTTGGCATTCTGTCCTTAACTATACTACCGTATTCAGGATCTTAAAGAACTTTTCAGCCTTCCCAAAGATGGTTTTGATGTTTCTCCCACTCAGTTGCAGTTAGTTGCAGAACATGGTGACCAGGTCGCAATGTAATTTTCTTTGTAACTTTATTgtgtttgtttgatgttctcCAATTCACGAGTTCTTTCCTTGATTTCTCCCCTGGTTAATGGCTGTTTTATTGCTGTTATTAGGAGTGATTTTTTGAGAacccacatcaatttcctggaATCTTTAGGCATAGGAGGTGTCAGTCACCACAGTTTGCTCTATACCAAATCAGAACCTGCACCAGCAGTTGTACAGGTAGAAGAAGATGAACCAAGGTAAGGGACTACACTCTTCAGCAGTTGAGACTTAAGACAGTACTTATATTGTATATACGGACCATTTTCTATGTGGTACATGCAACCATGATTGGAATACTTAGCAAAGTAGGATGATAGAAACCCTTCAATTCCGTGTAATTTCTtcacatttttttcattttcaggaGAATGGGAACTAAAATTTACAAGAAATATGGTTCTTCTTCAACTTCAACAGAGCATTACGTTGCTGGGTACGATCTTCCTAAATCTTATAAATTTGAAGACAACtccatttatgtttctttgccTTCTTAATATGATCCAAGTTATATGCAATAACCTCTTTATCTTGTTTTAATCACACACTTCACAGGGCTCAATATGCATTTAACCCAAAGGATGTAAACCTCAACAAGACAAATGTTTCACCACAATATACTACTAAGATGACTGAATCAGATATCAAGGAGAGAATCAATAGACTTTCACAGCTTTTATCAGATAAGGTCTGACTACTGTCACACTTTTAAATTCGAAGTATAATGTTATGTCAACTTCGATCCTTTACTAATTCTCTATTTGTTACAAATTCTTGCCATTTACTATCTTTCCACCTGTTGCAGGGTTTAAGATTGCCTGACAGAGGTGAGAGACTTAGGAAGCAAATCAGTGAACTGAATACGGAGCTTGTAAACCTAACTACACCTGAGAAAACCAATCAGGTTATTGACTTGGATGATATTACTGACGCATTACAGAGGTCGTCATTGCATGTATAGTACCTTGATTGCCTTTGTGCTGAATTGATATGTAATTAACTTAGGTGTACAAAAGGTACATGCCTTTTTTTTTGCTATTTTGGCGCGGTGATTCATTCACGAGGCACAAGCTCGGTGCCCTTTTTGAGAATGTAATGTTTTGGTCTGAACGAACGAACTCTGCTGAAAGCATTTTGTGAGGCACAAGGTTGATGCCCTTATTTGAAAATGTAATCTTTTGGTCAGAACGAACTCACTCTGCCCAAGGCTTTTGCTTACTTCAGCATATTTTGTATGTTCAGAGATTTAATGTATGCTTTCAGAAGTAAGAATAGTGAATTGAGGTGTCTCACTTTGTTGCTGATCTTTTGTTGGTGTAGCATCACGTAATTGATAATTTTAAGTCCCAAATTCACTAAAATTGTTTCATCTTTCCTTATTTTTATTACTCCAAAAAAGCTTCCTTGTTTAGTTATTGCCATGAACTtctttttaattaattgataattttatGACCCAAATTCACTAAAGTTGTTTTTTAAAATGCTCATTTTGTTTTGATTGTGGATTTTCGTTAATGCACATCTTTGACCATCTATATTCCGTATCTAATTTCGTATTAGTAAACATTATTAAATTTGATATTCTTAAAGCACTTATTTGGTTGAATCAAAGAATACTTCATTTGACTTTGTCTTTTTTTCTTACATATTAGTAGATTCTCTCAAATTCTAAATAGTTGCAAGATTCTGAACACGGAAAATATTGCGAAACAGAAGGAGTATTTGTTaactactttaaaaaaaatcttattccgataatattttatcATTGAGGGTTTGGATAATCTATTGGTTAATTTCGAGATAAATTAGGTAATTTTCAAGTACATTTTAAGGGTAATATAACTTTGTTTTTAATTTAactaaatattttcaattttagctCTTTATATGCAGCTAAAAGGTTAATAACACCCTAAATACTTTATTTTTCTATGCAAATATTTaaaacaaattcttatttataatgggtgtacaataaatattgtacaccggagtaaaagttgacttaaaatgcttaaaagttacatttatatatgtaaaagttatctaatttttaatgataaattttttcatttgaataaaaattatttcttcaaaatcactaataatgtataaattaattatttaaccctttaaaatgtttatctatcaactttttaattttataatataaaagttacagaaaaataggttaaagttacaaaaaactgcataaaagttatcttggtgtacaataaatttattgtacaccttgtgcgcgcaagaccttttgaatatTTAATTTCTACGAGTACTTAATTATAAGTACGGATGATTACTCAACAAATCTACGaacatttaaattttaaacACGGAGGAATTTATATTACccttaaaaaacaaaagaaaaaaacaaaacaaacaaacagaGTAGTAGTTTATTGCCGCCACGGCCCGCCACCTTCTCACTCAAAGCACATACGAGTTTCTCTGTCGAAGCTGATTCAACTGAAGGACTGGACACTGAAACAGCTCTAACACTCTTCAGAAAATCCATCAATGGCGGCACAACTCACTTCAAAACTAACCCTTCTCCGAACTCTCCATCTTCATCATCCCGCCATTTCTCGTTTACTCTGCACAATCACCCAAactccatcatcatcatcaacaaaaccATCACTCCCATCACTGCAACAATCACACGACGCAGATTTAATCTCCAACATTCTAATCCAACATCACAACCCTTTTCACGCCATGGAATCCTCCCTTCAACTCTACggaatttctctctcttcttctcttcttcacCAAACCCTAATCCGCCTTTCCCACCTCTCCAAAATCGCCCTCTCTTTCTTCTcttactctctctcctcccacccTTCTTCCATTGATGTCACCTCCTTCAACCTCATCGTCGACATCCTCGGAAAAGTGCGCCAATTCGACGTCGTTTGGCAGCTTATTCTGCAAAtgcaaaccctaaacctaaaaCCCCAGAACTCCACCTTCTTAATCTTTGTTCGTCGTTTGATTGCCGCGAATCTTACCCGCCAAGCGATTCGGGCGTTTGATGATATGCCCTGTTTTACCGAAACAGAGGTTTGCAATGAAGATTTTGTATATTTGATTGATACGCTGTGTAAATACGGGTATGTTAGGGTTGCAATGGAGATCTTCaataaaaggaaattcgggTTTGAGGTTTGTGTGAAAACTTACGCTGTCTTGATTGATGGGTGGTGTAAAGTCAAGAGGGTTGATTTTGCAGAGAGATTATTAAGAGAGATGATTGATAAAGGGATTGAGCCAAATGTAGTATGTTACAACAGTTTGATCAATGGGATTTGCAGGAAATCAAGCTTGCACCCAGATGACAGATTCGAGAGGACAATTCGAGCTGCAGACAAGGTGTTTGATGAAATGCGTGAAAGAGGAATTCAACCTGATGTTACCACCTACTCAATTTTGCTTCATGTGTGTAGCCGTGCTCATAAACCTGACTTGACTTTACACAGATTGGAAGGGATGAAGTTGAAAGGGATTTGCCCAAGTGTAGCTACTTATACCTCAGTTGTTAAATGTCTTTGTTCTTGTGGGAGGTTTGATGATGCTGAAAAGCTGCTAAATGAGATGATTTCAAATGGGGTTACACCCACTGCTGTTACATACAACTGTTTCTTCAAGGAGTTGCGAGGAAGAAAGGATGTAGAAAAGGCTTTGGATTTGTATAGGAGGATGAAGAAAGAAGGCGTTTGTGTTGCGAGTTTACACACGTATAACATTCTGGTTCAAATGTTTGTGAAGTTGAATAAGATGGAGATTGTTGAGGAGATATGGAATGACATGAAAGAAGCAGGTGCTGGACCTGATTTGGACTCGTATACTGTGTTGATTCATGGTCTGGTTGAGAAAGAGAAATGGAGGGAGGCTTGTGAGTATTTTGTACAGATGATTGAAAAAGGGTTTCTTCCACAGAAGGTAACTTTTGAGATGCTTTATAGAGGGTTGATACAAGCTGATAAGATGAAAACTTGGTGGAGGTTGAAGAAGAAACTCCAAGAGGAGTCTGTATCATTTGGGTCTGAGTTTGAAGATTATCATCTTCAACCTTACAAGAGATGATATTTGGGTAGACCTGAATTTTTTGcgggtttgggcagaattttccGGCCCGGTTTCCGGGCCC encodes:
- the LOC110801014 gene encoding protein CHROMATIN REMODELING 24 isoform X1, producing the protein MEETPAAATTTAKKPLSLNQRYTNFLSASHSKPPTREENQSKLNELKYDAPQFSINDFDSSPDVSEFSEAKIGTARESVVYEDEEEIDDSVAHDSGFADVEPLPEKSKPEKVKIKGRRRLCKVASTDDEEQIKEENHNLFDISDFSSPPPVKDVSCGGDEIRDILNDLSSKMGFLSIEKKRNPRPVDLKAVPLEDVSLKKEEEKGAGQKDELEDSEFGSVDSSFANGSDLSSSSLSVTGGVEDNEVESGLSEPDGCNFAEEPKQNKNAYKGKSKNVSRAVEETEKNKNAYKGKSQNVSRMVEETKKNENVYKGKSKNVSRTVEEKPVVSQRSSFYDYKDEGDSDEDDCVEVGGNNWTRRAKGHDALGDEDDAFVDEEYGDSSVVEVLDDDTRETVSGDEFAINLSGPRSTYKLSSKIGKMLYPHQREGLRWLWSLHCQEKGGILGDDMGLGKTMQIAGFLAGLFSSRLIKRAMIVAPKTLLPHWIKELSAVGLSKRIKEYFGTCPKLRQYELEYVLQDKGILLTTYDIVRFNAKQLCGSDYYDEDDDIPLWDYMILDEGHLIKNPSTQRAKSLLGIPCAHRIIISGTPIQNNLKELWALFSFCCPDLLGDHREFRDRYEHPILRGNDKKASDRERHVGSKVAKELRERIQPYFLRRMKSEVFRDDDTSESKKLSKKNEIIVWLRLTSCQRQLYEAFLKSEIVLSAFDGSPLAAITILKKICDHPYLLTKRAAEDVLEGMDSMLNQEDCGLAEKLAMHAAQLTEENDLQEKHANLSCKISFILSLLEKLIPEGHNVLIFSQTRKMLNIIQESLLTNGFEFLRIDGTTKASDRLKIVNEFQEGRGAPIFLLTSQVGGLGLTLTNADRVIVVDPAWNPSMDNQSVDRAYRIGQKKDVLVYRLMTCATIEEKIYRMQIFKGGLFKTATEQKEQTRYFSQQDLKELFSLPKDGFDVSPTQLQLVAEHGDQVAMSDFLRTHINFLESLGIGGVSHHSLLYTKSEPAPAVVQVEEDEPRRMGTKIYKKYGSSSTSTEHYVAGAQYAFNPKDVNLNKTNVSPQYTTKMTESDIKERINRLSQLLSDKGLRLPDRGERLRKQISELNTELVNLTTPEKTNQVIDLDDITDALQRSSLHV
- the LOC110801029 gene encoding pentatricopeptide repeat-containing protein At2g13420, mitochondrial — encoded protein: MAAQLTSKLTLLRTLHLHHPAISRLLCTITQTPSSSSTKPSLPSLQQSHDADLISNILIQHHNPFHAMESSLQLYGISLSSSLLHQTLIRLSHLSKIALSFFSYSLSSHPSSIDVTSFNLIVDILGKVRQFDVVWQLILQMQTLNLKPQNSTFLIFVRRLIAANLTRQAIRAFDDMPCFTETEVCNEDFVYLIDTLCKYGYVRVAMEIFNKRKFGFEVCVKTYAVLIDGWCKVKRVDFAERLLREMIDKGIEPNVVCYNSLINGICRKSSLHPDDRFERTIRAADKVFDEMRERGIQPDVTTYSILLHVCSRAHKPDLTLHRLEGMKLKGICPSVATYTSVVKCLCSCGRFDDAEKLLNEMISNGVTPTAVTYNCFFKELRGRKDVEKALDLYRRMKKEGVCVASLHTYNILVQMFVKLNKMEIVEEIWNDMKEAGAGPDLDSYTVLIHGLVEKEKWREACEYFVQMIEKGFLPQKVTFEMLYRGLIQADKMKTWWRLKKKLQEESVSFGSEFEDYHLQPYKR
- the LOC110801014 gene encoding protein CHROMATIN REMODELING 24 isoform X2, whose protein sequence is MEETPAAATTTAKKPLSLNQRYTNFLSASHSKPPTREENQSKLNELKYDAPQFSINDFDSSPEAKIGTARESVVYEDEEEIDDSVAHDSGFADVEPLPEKSKPEKVKIKGRRRLCKVASTDDEEQIKEENHNLFDISDFSSPPPVKDVSCGGDEIRDILNDLSSKMGFLSIEKKRNPRPVDLKAVPLEDVSLKKEEEKGAGQKDELEDSEFGSVDSSFANGSDLSSSSLSVTGGVEDNEVESGLSEPDGCNFAEEPKQNKNAYKGKSKNVSRAVEETEKNKNAYKGKSQNVSRMVEETKKNENVYKGKSKNVSRTVEEKPVVSQRSSFYDYKDEGDSDEDDCVEVGGNNWTRRAKGHDALGDEDDAFVDEEYGDSSVVEVLDDDTRETVSGDEFAINLSGPRSTYKLSSKIGKMLYPHQREGLRWLWSLHCQEKGGILGDDMGLGKTMQIAGFLAGLFSSRLIKRAMIVAPKTLLPHWIKELSAVGLSKRIKEYFGTCPKLRQYELEYVLQDKGILLTTYDIVRFNAKQLCGSDYYDEDDDIPLWDYMILDEGHLIKNPSTQRAKSLLGIPCAHRIIISGTPIQNNLKELWALFSFCCPDLLGDHREFRDRYEHPILRGNDKKASDRERHVGSKVAKELRERIQPYFLRRMKSEVFRDDDTSESKKLSKKNEIIVWLRLTSCQRQLYEAFLKSEIVLSAFDGSPLAAITILKKICDHPYLLTKRAAEDVLEGMDSMLNQEDCGLAEKLAMHAAQLTEENDLQEKHANLSCKISFILSLLEKLIPEGHNVLIFSQTRKMLNIIQESLLTNGFEFLRIDGTTKASDRLKIVNEFQEGRGAPIFLLTSQVGGLGLTLTNADRVIVVDPAWNPSMDNQSVDRAYRIGQKKDVLVYRLMTCATIEEKIYRMQIFKGGLFKTATEQKEQTRYFSQQDLKELFSLPKDGFDVSPTQLQLVAEHGDQVAMSDFLRTHINFLESLGIGGVSHHSLLYTKSEPAPAVVQVEEDEPRRMGTKIYKKYGSSSTSTEHYVAGAQYAFNPKDVNLNKTNVSPQYTTKMTESDIKERINRLSQLLSDKGLRLPDRGERLRKQISELNTELVNLTTPEKTNQVIDLDDITDALQRSSLHV